A genomic window from Astatotilapia calliptera chromosome 12, fAstCal1.2, whole genome shotgun sequence includes:
- the fibcd1a gene encoding fibrinogen C domain-containing protein 1: MLAADRMMLSDRWTIMNNSSSELDSKRPNKHKKVCSFLLWSGGTLVIIAVIVAATVAILYLNHYPLPFISRGEVSSSVVSTNPKESGPLVTVSRVADGEPISIFLDPNCPDFSEHFLRWEVLQSSLLRALTNYNADDWQDHGFVQKLEEELKVLLGHTHNLRVEADSLKRGQGVLDQRLDRLQSEQSRIVKVMSDNHSGVLKLVAGFSDSLLSLQRETDSLRSLKSELSKDSTLRAVRPRDCSDILKSGVSQDGVYSVFPTHDPNGFMVYCDMSTDGGGWTVIQRREDGSVNFFRGWEAYRDGFGTTTGEHWLGLQRIYSLTRSGGSELRIDMADFDNATAFAQYSEFSVGRDSVNPEEDGYPLTVDGYSGTAGDSLLKHSGMRFTTKDRDQDQSENNCAAYYQGAWWYRNCHTSNLNGQYLRGGHASYADGVEWSSWTGWQYSLRFTEMKIRPRPES, from the exons AAGGTGTGCAGCTTCCTGTTATGGTCTGGTGGCACGTTGGTCATCATCGCAGTCATTGTTGCAGCAACAGTTGCCATCTTGTACCTGAACCACTATCCTCTACCCTTCATCAGCAG GGGGGAAGTGTCCTCATCTGTAGTTTCAACCAATCCCAAAGAGTCTGGGCCCCTGGTGACAGTGTCACGTGTTGCAGACGGAGAGCCAATCAGCATCTTCCTGGACCCAAACTGTCCGGACTTTAGTGAGCACTTCCTCCGATGGGAGGTGCTGCAGAGCTCGCTGCTACGGGCGCTGACCAATTACAATGCAGATGATTGGCAGGACCACGGATTTGTCcagaagctggaggaggagctaaAGGTGTTATTAGGCCACACCCACAACCTGAGAGTGGAAGCTGATTCGCTGAAAAGAGGCCAAGGTGTTCTGGACCAACGATTGGACAGACTGCAGAGTGAACAGAGCCGCATCGTCAAG GTGATGTCTGACAATCACTCAGGTGTGTTGAAGTTGGTGGCAGGTTTCAGTGATTCTCTGCTCAGCCTGCAGAGGGAGACAGATAGTCTGAGGAGCCTGAAGAGTGAGCTGAGCAAAGACAGCACTCTCAGAG CTGTCAGACCCAGGGACTGCAGCGACATCCTGAAATCTGGTGTCTCTCAGGATGGCGTTTACTCCGTGTTTCCAACCCACGACCCCAATGGCTTCATGGTTTACTGCGACATGAGCACAGATGGAGGAGGCTGGacg GTGATTCAGAGGAGGGAGGACGGCTCGGTGAACTTCTTCAGAGGATGGGAGGCTTACAGGGACGGATTTGGGACAACGACTGGAGAGCACTGGCTTG GTCTGCAGAGGATCTACTCGCTCACCAGGTCAGGTGGTTCCGAGCTGCGTATCGACATGGCAGACTTCGATAACGCCACAGCGTTCGCTCAGTACTCTGAATTCTCCGTTGGTCGAGACTCCGTGAACCCCGAGGAGGACGGATACCCACTGACTGTGGACGGGTACTCCGGGACTGCAG GTGACTCCCTCCTCAAGCACTCGGGGATGCGGTTCACCACCAAAGACCGCGACCAGGACCAATCAGAGAACAACTGTGCGGCGTACTACCAGGGGGCGTGGTGGTACCGGAACTGCCACACCTCCAACTTGAATGGGCAGTACCTGAGAGGAGGCCACGCCTCCTACGCTGACGGTGTGGAGTGGTCCAGCTGGACTGGTTGGCAGTACTCGCTTCGCTTCACGGAGATGAAGATCCGACCCCGACCGGAGTCCTGA